Proteins encoded by one window of Lycium barbarum isolate Lr01 chromosome 11, ASM1917538v2, whole genome shotgun sequence:
- the LOC132617287 gene encoding ABC transporter G family member 10-like, producing the protein MEILPVKALNSDRYKIEAKNLSYKLPLKYNEFKWVGKKLATNNKTSATTYLLRNVNCEAKPGEITAVAGPSGAGKTTLLDILAGNVSPSRVSGHVLVNDMPMKPANFRRISGYVTQDEALFPLLTVEETLMYSARFRLHEGDNKAKDRVSKLLNELGLDHVGSMKVGSESSRTISGGEKRRVAIGVELVHDPAVVLLDEPTSGLDSASAFHLMHLLKSMAKNQGKTIILTIHQPGFRILELFDKAVLLSNGFVLHSGSLHLLEEKLKSTGHFIPHHVNVLEFAIDITESLAESLNSPGESDIEKCETEQESDNYVLIKNTNKEVLYSNSPLKEVVILSQRFISNIFRTKQLFLAKVIQALLVGLILGSIFFNAYNNTKNLELQSQVGFFAFSLTFLLSSNTEALPIFLEERRILMRETSRGAYRIYTYNIANTVVFLPFLLIIALLYAIPVYWLVGLKCEFSAFAYYTLVSWMIFAMGNSFVAACSALVPNFLLGMSFIGCLIGAFFLFSGYFISKELIPAFWLFVHYLSLFKYPFECFLINEYGGDTGKTKCIQKVDGMCLMYGEQLLARYGLEESQKWFNIAIMLSFIFGYRFLCFLILWYRSSRNKC; encoded by the coding sequence ATGGAAATTTTACCTGTGAAGGCTCTAAATTCTGATAGATACAAAATAGAAGCCAAAAATCTTTCCTACAAATTACCTCTAAAATATAATGAGTTTAAATGGGTAGGCAAAAAGTTGGCTACCAACAACAAGACTAGTGCTACTACTTACCTTCTAAGGAATGTGAATTGTGAAGCCAAACCAGGGGAAATTACTGCAGTTGCTGGTCCAAGTGGAGCAGGCAAAACGACGTTGTTAGACATTCTAGCAGGGAATGTCAGTCCATCAAGAGTTTCCGGCCATGTTCTTGTCAATGACATGCCTATGAAGCCTGCAAATTTCAGAAGAATATCTGGCTATGTCACACAAGATGAGGCTCTTTTCCCTCTTCTCACTGTTGAAGAAACTTTGATGTATAGTGCAAGATTCAGACTCCATGAAGGTGACAATAAGGCCAAAGATAGAGTATCAAAGCTATTGAATGAGCTTGGATTGGACCATGTTGGTAGTATGAAAGTTGGTAGTGAATCAAGCAGGACTATTTCGGGTGGTGAAAAGCGTAGAGTGGCGATTGGGGTTGAATTAGTCCATGATCCAGCTGTCGTTCTGCTCGACGAACCAACTTCAGGTCTTGATTCTGCTTCAGCTTTCCATTTAATGCATCTGTTAAAATCAATGGCTAAGAATCAAGGCAAGACAATCATACTAACCATCCATCAACCTGGTTTTCGAATTCTTGAACTGTTTGATAAAGCTGTTTTGCTGTCAAATGGATTTGTCCTTCACAGTGGATCTTTACATCTTCTTGAAGAGAAGCTTAAGTCCACTGGGCATTTCATTCCTCATCATGTCAATGTTCTTGAATTTGCTATTGATATAACAGAAAGCCTTGCAGAAAGCCTGAATTCTCCTGGAGAAAGTGACATTGAAAAATGTGAAACAGAACAAGAAAGTGATAATTATGTGCTTATCAAAAACACCAATAAGGAAGTTCTATATTCCAATTCTCCATTGAAAGAGGTAGTAATTCTGAGCCAGAGATTTATCAGCAACATTTTCAGGACTAAACAACTTTTCTTGGCTAAGGTAATCCAAGCATTACTTGTGGGACTTATTTTGGGATCAATTTTCTTCAATGCTTATAACAACACAAAGAATTTGGAGCTGCAATCTCAAGTTGGATTTTTCGCTTTTAGTCTCACATTCTTGCTGTCATCCAACACGGAAGCTCTACCGATTTTCTTAGAAGAGAGGAGAATTCTAATGAGGGAAACATCTAGAGGAGCCTACAGAATTTACACTTACAATATAGCAAACACTGTAGTGTTTCTTCCTTTCCTTCTGATTATAGCTCTTCTCTATGCTATACCGGTTTATTGGCTAGTCGGATTGAAATGCGAATTCAGTGCATTCGCGTACTATACTCTAGTCTCATGGATGATTTTCGCGATGGGGAATTCGTTCGTGGCAGCCTGTTCTGCACTAGTGCCAAATTTCCTTCTAGGGATGTCATTTATCGGTTGCCTAATAGGTGCATTTTTCCTGTTTTCGGGGTACTTTATATCGAAGGAATTGATCCCCGCGTTCTGGTTATTTGTGCACTATCTGAGTCTGTTTAAGTATCCGTTCGAGTGTTTCTTGATTAATGAGTATGGAGGAGACACTGGGAAAACGAAGTGCATACAGAAAGTTGATGGAATGTGCTTAATGTATGGTGAACAGTTGTTAGCGCGATATGGTTTGGAGGAGTCACAGAAGTGGTTTAACATAGCTATTATGTTAAGTTTCATCTTTGGTTATAGGTTTTTGTGTTTTCTGATTCTCTGGTATAGATCTAGCAGAAACAAATGTTGA
- the LOC132617884 gene encoding transcription factor bHLH30-like: MEFFNSFDGFNEDYMGFQGIMGNGSTSSSSLILDNERGELVKALVKPGQKGVNPEKALIALKNHSEAERRRRERINGHLGTLRNLIPGTNKTDKAALLAKVIGHIKELRVNAAEATKGVLVPTDIDEVKVEQQAEGSDGATYSVKASLCCDYKHELISDLRQALDTLPLKTLRAEIATLGSRMVSVFVVTEGNEGNIEDTERCQLLVTSVRQALRSVLDKFYASEEFSSRSTLSSKRRRVSLLNSSSSSSLGDFW; encoded by the exons ATGGAATTTTTCAATTCTTTTGATGGATTTAATGAGGACTATATGGGGTTTCAAGGTATAATGGGAAATGGTTCAACTTCATCTTCATCATTGATTTTGGATAATGAAAGAGGAGAGCTTGTTAAGGCTTTGGTTAAACCAGGACAAAAAGGGGTTAATCCTGAAAAAGCATTGATTGCATTGAAGAATCATAGTGAAGCTGAAAGGAGGCGGAGAGAGAGAATTAATGGTCATTTGGGTACTCTTAGGAACCTTATACCTGGTACTAATAAG ACGGACAAGGCCGCTTTACTTGCCAAAGTCATCGGCCACATAAAAGAATTGAGAGTGAATGCAGCAGAAGCTACCAAAGGTGTTCTAGTTCCAACAGACATCGATGAAGTAAAAGTTGAACAACAAGCAGAGGGATCTGACGGAGCCACTTATTCTGTCAAGGCATCTTTGTGCTGTGACTACAAGCACGAGCTTATTTCTGATCTACGACAAGCTCTGGATACTCTCCCCCTAAAAACTCTAAGGGCAGAGATTGCTACATTGGGGAGCAGAATGGTTAGCGTTTTCGTGGTTACTGAGGGCAATGAAGGGAATATTGAGGATACTGAAAGGTGCCAGCTTCTTGTAACTTCTGTTCGTCAGGCTTTGAGGTCAGTGCTTGATAAATTTTATGCATCTGAGGAGTTCTCTTCGAGAAGTACCTTATCAAGCAAGAGACGAAGAGTTTCACTTCTCAATTCTTCGAGCTCATCTTCTTTAGGGGATTTCTGGTGA